The Ferviditalea candida genome includes the window TGTACTGTCCTTTCTGGAGGAATAGGAAAGAGTATGCAAATACAAATCCGCTCAATGTTCCCCGTTCATATATAGGGTATAGGTCGAAAACCCGGGAAACGCCTCACCGGGTTCGATATCCTTGGCGTCGGAATTTGTGTGCGGCGTCCAACCGGAAATTCCGCTGAATAAGCTTTCGTTGTCCGCTGAGGCAACCGGGAATTCGCCGGCGCCTGTGAACGGGACGGAACGAATCAGCGGAAGGTATAAAAGATTCGCAGCCATCAAACCGTATTCAGCCAGATAAGTATACTCGCGTGCAAGCGGTCCGAGACGGCAGGAGATGAGCTCGCCCTGAGCCGAAGTTTCCGGAGACGGCGGAATCAGGGGAAGCCGTATGTCATGATACTTCCAACGGCTTGGATCTCGGTTGTTCGCCGAAAGTGTGCGATAGATGCGGAGAAGCTTGGGAAAATATTCCCAAGCCGTCCGATAGTGCCTGCTAATTATCCGCCGGGAAGGGGCGGAGACGGTCCAGACCGCCTCTGCGGAAGTCGGCGCGGTGAACCGGATTTGAAGCATATCCAAGGCATGAATGCTCATAGATCGTCTTCCGAAATGCCCGTTGTAATTTTGACGAATGCGTCATATTTATTGGCTGCTTCCTCAATCGTCCGGTAATCGTCCCTGGTAATGGCGTGGAACGTGCGCGTTTCGCCCGTATGGTAATGCGCGGTCAAATTCGAAGACTGATCGTCGTAATCGACGTAAATGATTTGTCTGGACTCCATCGGAATCATGGTGCTCACACCTCCTTTTTCGTAAAAGAGCTGATGATTCGGATTAGGCTTGCTTTCATTTAAAGACAGCTGATGATATGCTCCCGGTAGCTGTCGATCAGTTCTTTGGCGTATTCCGGCTGTTCGGAATGAGCAATCACCACGAATACGGGATCGTCGGTATCCGGCAGCAGCAGCACCCAGCCGCGGTCGTGATGAAATTTGATGCCGTCCAGCAGTTCCACCTGTTTCCCCTTGGTCAGCTCCATCATCATCCGCATGATTTTGCCCTTGGCTTCCCACGGGCATTCAATGTGCTCGCGGTACAGGGAAAAGCGGGGAATCCACTGCAGCCATTCGGCGAGCGAAACTCCGCTGTCGGCAATATGCCGGGCGATTAGACCGGCTGCGTAAATCGCATCGAATAATGGATGAAAATCAAGCTCGGGGGATACCTCCATGATCGCGCGCACATTTTCTTTGGTGCGCACGGTGCGGCTTCCGAGATTTTCGGAAATATATTCGATTATGTTCGGAGCGCTTACCGGAATTCCGATGCACTGGTTTTTGCGATATTGGAAAAAGGACATCAGCTTGATGATGGAAAGCTGATCTTCCTTGACGGGCTCGCCCAAATGCGTGAACAATTTCATATTTTTGCCGTCATGATCGATCATTATTCCTAAATCGGCCCGGTTCTCCTTGATGAAGCGGGATATGTCGTTCATAGTTTTTCCGGAAGCCGGCAACATAATCAATTGTGCGTTCAAATGCTCCATCATTTTGCCCAGCATCCGCCTGACCAGCGGATTGTGCGCGGCCGCGACCACTGTCAAACGGGAGCTTGAGCCGCCTTGGATTTCCATAAATAATTGCTGAAGATAAGCTCTGATGGCGGAATAATCGTTTTGGTTAACGCCCAATCCGGAAATCGGGGATCTGACGTAGTCTTCCTGCCAGAAGGCATTCTCCACCTTGCGCTCCAGCTTTTTGGCAATCGGAAGTCCTTGCTCGTCGTAGCATTCAAAACTGCAAATCTCCGTCCCGCTCTTGGCCGACATCTGTACATGGATGCCCCCTTGGGCCGATCCCCGGCGGATCGCGAAGCGGACCACCGGAGGCGTCGCTTCATCCAGATCAATGGTGTTTGCGCCCACGGACGCAAGACCTGACGCGATAACTTGTTTGATTAATTTGCCGTAAGGATGGGGGCAGGAACTGACGGTAAAGGTTTTTCCGACGCCCAGGGAGCCGTAAGCCTCTGCGAATTTGGCTGCAAATTCCGGAGTGATCTCAACGTTGGCAATCCCCGAAACGCCATTGGATTTATACAGCGTCCGGCTGGCTTGATCCCCCCAGATGAGCGAAGAATGAAGCAGTGTGTTTTCGCGAATTTGTTTATTGGGCCAAACCTTAACCTGCGGTTTAATTTGTGTTTTGGCACCGATCACACATTGGCTGCCGATGACCGAACCGTCGGAAAAATAAGAGTCGGGGTGGCATTGAATGCGGCTGCACAGGGTTGCTCCATTCAGTTCGTTCTTCTCTTTGATATGGTTCATATCCCACAAAATCGTTTGCTGGAGGGAACTGCCCTTGGAAATCCGGTTGTTTTTGCCGATCACGCAGTACGGTCCGATTTCGACGTCTTCTTCCAGCTGTGAATGATCTCCGATAAAGGCTGGTCCGATCCAACGGACTCCGGGATGGAGATCGACGTTCTCCCCGATAAAAATTCGCGGCTGCACTTCCCTGCCTTTAATGCGCACGTTCACCTTGCGATCCAGCATATCGAACTGGCTTTGGCGGTATTGCGTTAAATTTCCGATATCCGACCAATATCCTTCGCTGACGTGACCGTAAAGGGGGACGCCGTTTTTCAGCAGCTCGGGAAAAAGCTGATTGCTGAAATCATATTCACGATCGAAAGGAATAAAGTTCAAGACTTCCGGCTCCAATATATAAATGCCGGTATTGACGGTGTCGCTGAACACTTCGCTCCAGTCGGGCTTTTCAAGGAAACGGTTGACTTTGCCGTCTTCATCGGTCATCACGATCCCATATTCCAACGGTTCGTTTACATGGGAAAGCACCATGGTGGCCAGCGCATTTTTTCGTTCGTGCTCTTTAGCGGCCGTGCTCAGATCAAAGTCCGTCAGCGCATCTCCGCTGATCACAATGAAACGTTCATCGAGAAAGGCCTGCGCGTTTTTGATGCTGCCGGCTGTGCCCAGGGGAACCGTTTCTTCAAAGTAATGCAGCCGGACGGACCAGTCGCTCCCGTCCCCGAAATAGCTGCGGATGACTTCCGGCATGTACTGTACGGTTACGGCAATTTCGGTAATGTCATGATCCCGCAGCAGTTCAATGATGTATTCCATGCATGGACGATTTAACAAAGGAACCATCGGTTTGGGAAGATGGCAGGTGAGGGGACGCAGGCGGGTTCCTTTGCCCCCTGCCAGAATGACGGCTTTCAATGCTGATTCCCTCCTAGAAAATTAGTTTGACCCGGATGCCTGCAAATGTCGTTCATGATCGAATCAAGAGCGGTTCCGGAGTAAAGAAATACAGGTCATGAAAAATATCCTTCATTCTGGAGGCGATGATCTCCCAATTGTATTCGTTCTGCAGTTTTTGGTAAGCGGCCTCTGCCATCAGGCTTCCCAATTCGGGCTGGAGCAGAAGTTCGCTAATGTGCCAACTCAACGACTCGACATGCCCGGGCAACGCCTTATAGCCGTCCTTGCCGTGGTTGATGATTTCCGCCAAACCGCCGACATCGGAAACGACGACGGGTATGCGATGCTTCATGGCTTCCAAGGCCACAATGCCGAACGGTTCGTACAGGCTTGGAATGACGCAGAGATCGGCCGAAGCGTACAAGCTTTCCTTCAAGGCATTATCGACATATCCGACAAAAGCAACCCGGTCTCCAAGATGCTCCGCTTTGTGCATCAGTTCATTCTTCATCGGTCCCTCGCCGGCGATCACTAGTTTGGCGTTCGGGACTTGGGCAAGCACGCGCGGCATGGACTCGAGCAGAACCTGAACCCCTTTCTCAAACACCAGGCGTCCGATGAAAAAGATGACTTTTTCTTCCGCGCGGAACCATGGCAGGCGACCGGGCCTCGAAGACGTCGCGGATAACGGCTGTTTCAGCGCGATGCCGTTGGGGATGATCGTGATTTTATCCTCCGGCAGCCGGAAAATATTCGTTAGCTCCCGTTTCATATAATCGCTGCAAACAAACACACGTCTTGCTTCATAAGTCAGCTTCCATTCGATGCCGTGTATCTTGTGCTGCAGATCGGTATGCAAATTTCCTTGATTTCGTCCCCATTCCGTCGCATGAATGGTGGCGACCAGAGGGATTCCGTAGCTGTGCTTGATTTCTCTGGCCGCATGGTAAACCATCCAATCATGGGCATGGAGCAGGTCGATTCTGCCCCCGTGCTCTTTCCACTGCACCAAATGATCGACCATAGCGAGATTCATTTCGAACGTCCAGTGATAGAAATCGGTATCGCCGGAAGTGAGCAGGGGAAGGCGATGCACATACACGCCGTTCAGCCGTTCAAAGTCCGGCGAACCCCAATGCGAAGTGGTGACGACATGCACGATTTCGCCCTGCGCGGCCAACGCTTCCGCAAGCTCGCTGACGGCGCGGGATAAACCTCCCACATATTTGGGCGGGTATTCCCAAGCGAGCATGAACGTATTCGGGCGTTCCCCGGTTTCCTCAAGCAACTGCTTCCAGCGTTGAATATCGGGAACAATGGCGATCGGGGAAACCGCGACAAGCACCCGGTAATCCAGATAATCGACCTCCGTCAGGCAGTTATCTTTTGCCTCAAGCTCCCGCAGAAACCGTTCGTCGATGTGCTCTTGATCGATCATATTGCACAATTGATTGAAGCATCCGAGATGATCTTTGGTCCGGCGGACCGCATAGTCGACCACGGAGCCGGTATCCATGATGAAAGCCCAGTCGCTGCTTTGGGCCAGCATCAGTTCCCTGACGGCTTGGTTTAACGCTCTTTTCAGCAGAGAAGCCGGCATGGAATGCGTGCTAAGCAGATGCTGGTGCTTGGTCGCCAATTGAATCATTCGTTCCTCGGCCTGATGCAGGTGCCGGTAAATCCAGTCGTTGTTGCCCTGCAGCCATACTTCCGCTGAGTGGTTCCTGCCCCAGCTGGATTCATTGACAAAGCCCGTATCGGATAAGGGATATCTCTCCAAATATTCGGAAGGCGTGATCATGCGGATCTGATTTTGGTGATGATGGATTTTGCGGCTTAGAATCTCGATCCACATCGGTCCTTCATACCACCAGTGGCCGAATAATTCGGCATCGTAGGGGGATACGATGATCGGCGGCCGATCCAGCCGGGAATGCCAGGCTTCCGCTTGTTTTTGACGGTTGAATATAAAATTTCCGGCATGCATGGACGCTTTATTGCGCGCCCATTCCGGGTTGTACGGTTCGCGGTGCGCGCCGGGTCCCGTAATGCGGTAATATTTGATGCCGGTATTGATTCGTTCATGGGTCGGGAGCACGTAAGGACGGATATACTCCCATTCTTCGGGATCGTTCCAACCGAGATCCCAACCGATATCTCGGTAATATTCGCGGTAGTCGTAATCGCCGGGATATCCGAAATCCTTGCTCCAGACCTGCTCTGACGATTCGGGGTCCCTGGCAAAAACGGAAACTCCGTAGGGGGTCATCAACGGAGCATACAGCTCCCGGTTGGGTCGGGGGGTTGCATACTCGATGGCGGCAGCATCGGCAAAGAAATAGTCGATGCCCAGCGATTTCAGGATCCGGTCGATGCCATTCGTAAAGCCGCATTCCGGAAGCCATACTCCCCGCGGTTTTCTAGCGAAATACCGTTCGTATTCGCGTACGGCTGTCGCCAACTGTGCATAGATGGCTTCCTCGGTTTTCATCAGGGGCAAAAATCCGTGGCTTGCCGCGGAAGTAATAATCTCGATTTTCCCGATGTCTTGGAAATATTTGAACTTTGTGACGATGTTTCGGTCACAGGATGTATACAATACCTTCAAAATGCGAAGCCGTCCCGCGTACATTTCGGCGAGCGGAAGAAAGCGGCGGTCACCCCGCAGCCTTGATTTTTCCTTGTCTGCCAATTCGATCAGCCGTTCCAAATGTTTCAAATATCGATTTTGCATCAAGGGATCGCTGAACAAGGAAAGAAGCGTCGGGGAAAAGGAAAGGGTCATTCTGAAGTCCACACCGTCATTAAGGAGACGGTCGAATATATCGATCAACGGGAGATACGTTTCGGTCATCGCTTCGTGAAACCAGCGTTCTTCCATATAATCATCTCGGTCGTAATGACGGATATAGGGCAGATGGGCATGCAGAACGAGAGCAAGATACCCTTGAGGACCGGTTTTCGAATCGATTTGATTTTGCATATATTCGCCGACCTCACTTACTTTGGGAATAGGCATTAAAATTTTCAAAAAAATGCGGCCTGATTCTTTTGGACAGGGTCTGCTGACGAGCTTCCTCGACCACACTGACGATCGGCTCTCCCCATGTAGCCTTGAAGTTTCTCGGGGTGGCGGCAAAATTGGAGCGAAGAAGCGGAATGAACTGCCTTTCCAAGGTATAGGTTCCCATGTCGACGACGTAAGTGGCTCCGGAATTTACCCCGTGTATGTACCAGTTCACAGCTTCGGGAGTGAGTTCGATGTCCACATGGGAGTGGGCGTTGTTTCCGTTAAAATACACATGAGTCACATCATAAACGCGCAGGATTTTCGGCATCCCTCCCCAATCACATTGAAAATGATTCGATACGAGCCATCTTCTGCGATTACTGATTTCCCAGTAAACGTAAAGCGTGCGGGCATCGCGGACCATCAGCTGCAAAAGATCCTTATGGTAGCGGTCCGGCACCTCATAACCCGATGTTGGAATCGGAGCTTGTACTTGAGCGGTGTTCATTTCATTCTCCTTCCATCTGTTGGGAATTTGTTTGTTAATACGATACAAGTTACGATGGGTATTTGAGGATCATGAATATTTTTTCAGAAAAAATCATGAAAAAATTTTCACCGATCATCTTTTAGGACATTTATTAGCCTGAAATCAATCGGGTTGATTTATACATATGAGCGACCGCGGAAAAGTATGTAAGTTCCTGTTATTATCGCTGTTTTCAATGAATTTGAAATATTTCGTATTGGTCAAAAATATACGAGTATTACCCATTTTTAAATATTATGTAAATGTCTTGTTTTCAATAGGAAAACATTCCCTGATGAGGAATAACCAAAAGGATAGATTGGATTTTCGGCTATGTCCGAAAAAGAATCGTTTCGTCCGGGAATATCGTATACTATTGTATAATTCACAAAATCAGTCATAATTTGTTATGGCTAATTTCCATCAGGAGTGGAGGAAAATGAATACACAAACGATTCTGTTTGATTTGGATGATACACTGATTCACTGCAATAAATATTTTATTTCCGTAATCGAACGTTTTGCCCGGCTGATGGCGGAATGGTTCAAGGGATACCCGTTTACCGCCGAGGATTTCAAGCGAAAGCAATCCGAGCTGGATTTGGCTGGTGTGCACGTGCATGGATTCGTGAAAGACCGGTTTCCCCAATCCTTGGTTGAAACGTATGCGTATTTTTCCGAGCTCACCGGAAGAAAAAAGAGAGCCGAAGAAGAAAATTTCCTGTTCCGGCTGGGCTTGTCTGTTTATGAACAGGAGTACGAGCCGTATCCGTTTATGTCCGAAACTTTGGATCATTTGAAAAATCAGGGGCATGAGCTTTGTCTATATACGGGAGGAGATCAGGCGGTACAAACCTTCAAAGTGCGGCAGATGAATCTGGAATCCTATTTTGAAGACCGGATCTTCATCAGTCCTCATAAAACGACGGATGTTTTGGAAGGCGTCCTGAAAACAATGGATCTTGAACGCAGCTTGACATGGATGATCGGCAATTCCGCCCGAACGGACATTATCCCTGCACTGGAAGCTGGAATCAACGCCATCCATATTCCTGCGAGCAAGGAATGGGAGTATAATTCCGTGGAGATCAACATTGAGCCCCGCGGCGTTTTCAAAAAGCTTCCTTCTCTTAAGCACGTGCCCCCAACCATCCGAAATCACATTTCCGGCAAATGAATTCAATCGGATGCCTAAGTCTAGCGGTAATATGTCAAGTCCCTGAATCATGAAAATTGGAAATTTATTGATAAAAAAACCGAAAAATCGGGGCTTTGCCAACAATCTGGAGGGGCGCAAGCCCTTCTTTTTTCTTTATTCAAGGAGGCTTGTAGGAATACGTAGGATTTCATAGGATTTCGTAGGCAGGATGTTAAGATGCGAATATCATTTGTACAATAATACAATAAAGTGTTTACAGTGCGGTTTATATGACATTTAGCAGCGTTTTTTAGTGCGGTTTTTCTATGAAAATATAAATATATAAAAACTGCAAAAGGGTGAGTATGAATGAAGAAGATTATCGGAAGTAAAGTTTCGTATCTGCTGGTAAGCCTGACTTTATTTGTGGGACTGCTCGCAGGATGCGGAGGATCCGGCAATTCGGATGGGGGCGCAAGCAATCAACCAGGAGGATCCGGCGGCTCAGGCGGGGGAGAGTCCATTAAAATCGGTGCCAACTTGGAGCTTTCAGGCGCGGTTGCCTCTTATGGACAGTCGATTGCCGAAGGGATAGACCTTGCGGTTGAAGAGATCAACAAAGGCGGCGGCATTGACGGCAAGAAGCTGGAAATCATTAAAGTGGACAACAAGTCCGACGCGGCGGAGGCAACCAATGCGGCGATCAAGCTGACCAGCCAGGATAAGGTTTCCGCCATTATCGGCGCTGCAACGAGCGGAGACACGGTGGCTCAGGTTCAGGTGGTAACGGATAACCATACCGTGCTGCTGACTCCTTCCGGAACAAGTCCGATTGTAACAGTGGGACAGGATGGGAAAGTAAATGACTACGTCTTCCGTACCTGCTTTATCGATCCGTTCCAAGGCAATGTTGCCGCCAACTTTGCAGCCAAAGAACTGAAGGTGACGAAGGCTGCAATTTTTGCCGACAGCGCCAGCGATTATGCGAAAGGCCTGGCTGTTTCGTTTAAAGACACCTTTACCAAAGCCGGAGGCAGCATCGTATCCGAAGAAGCCTATGTCGCCAAGGATACCGACTTCCGCGCTACATTGACCCGCATCAAAGCAGCGAATCCGGAGTTTATCTTCATTCCGGGATATTATGAAGAAGTTGGCTTGATCATCAAGCAAGCGCGCGAGCTCGGCATTACGGTTCCGTTCATGGGCGGCGACGGTTGGGATTCTCCGAAGCTGGTGGAACTGGCCGGTGCTGCTGCATTGAACAATACCTATATCACCAACCACTATTCCTCCGAGGATCCGGACAAGACGATTCAAACTTTCGTAACAGCATTCAAAGGCAAGTATAACGGGAAATCCCCGGACGCATTCAATGCTCTCGGTTACGATTCGGTCTATCTGTTGGCTGACGGTATCAAGCGTGCGGGCTCGGCCGATGGTGCCAAGATCAAGGATGCTTTGGCGCAAACCAAGGATTTGGCTCTTGTTTCCGGTAAGATTACGATTGACCAGCAGCACAATCCGGCTAAAACTGCGACTGTATTGGAATATAAAGATGGAAAGCAAGTATTTAAGACAAAGGTTAATCCTTAAAGCCGCAGCAGGGAGATGGGGGGGGAGATCCTCCTCATCTCTTTTTTTTGGGTGGATAAAGCTGGAAGTAAATAGTACTGGAAGGAGAGATAGAAATTTATGGATTGGATTCAGCAGATTGTCAACGGCATTTCTCTTGGCAGCATTTATGCCTTAATAGCGCTGGGCTATACGATGGTATATGGAATTATCAAACTAATCAATTTTGCTCATGGCGATGTTTTTATGGTCGGCGCATTTGTCGGTTTTTACGCAATTGAGAGCTGGAAGCTAAGCTTTATCCCGGCACTGCTAGTTGCGATGGGCATAAGCGCGGTCCTTGGAGTGGTCATTGAAAGAGTCGCATACAAAAGACTGCGAAATGCAACCAGAATTGCCGCATTAATAACGGCAATCGGGGTTTCGCTGTTTATCGAATACGGAACCATCTATATTCGCGGGGCGCAGCCGGAAGCCTTTCCCAGTGTATTGCCGGATCAAATCTTCAAAGTTTTTGGCGCCTCGATCAGCAGTCAGTCGATATTTATACTCCTTATTTCCATCATTTTAATGCTCATTCTGCAATTTATCGTCCATCGGACCAAAATCGGCAAGGCCATGCGGGCGGTTTCCTATGACGCGGAAGCGGCTCGTTTGATGGGGATCAATGTGGATCGGACGATCTCCGCCACATTTGCCATCGGTTCCGCATTGGCGGGGGCGGCCGGGGTCGCTTTCGGGGTATACTATACCAAAATCGAACCGCTCATGGGGGTCATCCCCGGTTTGAAGGCTTTTGTAGCAGCTGTTCTGGGAGGCATCGGGATTATCCCCGGGGCGATGATCGGCGGTCTCGTTCTCGGAATCGTAGAAACGATGGTAAGCGCTTTCGGTTATTCCCCGTGGAGGGATGCCGCAGCATTTGTCATTCTAATCTTGATCCTTATTTTTAGGCCGTCCGGTATTTTGGGGAAAAATACCCGCGAGAAAGTGTAGGTGATGCAGGCATATGAAAAAAATAATGGGATTTTCGATATTTGTCCTTTTATCCGCAGTCAGCTATGGAATTGTGCAATCGCTCATAAGCGCCGGAATGTTGAATCAATTTTATTCGAATACACTCATATTCATTGCGATCAACGTTATTTTGGCAGCCAGTCTGCATCTGGTTATCGGCATTACAGGCCAATTCTCTATTGGACATGCCGGATTTTTAGCCGTAGGTGCATATATTTCCGCCATTTTCACGATGAAATTGCATCTTCCGTTTGTTCCGGCGCTGGCAGCAGGGGGAATTGTCGCGGCATTGGCGGGTTTGCTTGTCGGGATTCCCAGCTTGCGCTTGAAAGGCGATTATTTGGCGATTGCCACTTTGGGTTTCGCGGAAATTATTCGGGTCGTGTTTCTGAATATTGATTATGTCGGAGGCGCGGCCGGAATGCAGGTCTCTCATTTCACGAGCTGGTCGTACGCCTTCGTGAGTCTTTTTGTCACTTTGCTGGTCATCATGAATTTTACGAATTCAACGCACGGCCGGGCCTGTATCGCGATCCGTGAAAATGAAATTGCCGCCGATGCCATGGGGATCAATACCACCTATTACAAAGTGGTTGCTTTTGCGATCGGATCCTTTTTTGCGGGGATTGCCGGAGGGCTGTATGCCCATAACTTTTATATCATTCAGCCGTCGAACTTTGGCTTTTTGAAATCCTTCGACATTTTGATCTTTGTGGTTCTTGGAGGACTGGGAAGCTTGTCGGGAGCCGTCTTTGCGGCGATCTTGATGACGATTGTCTCCACCTTCCTGCAGGGCTATCCGGAAACGAGGATGATCATTTACAGCGTCGTGCTGGTGATCGTCATGCTGTACCGCCCGCAGGGATTGATGGGAACCAAAGAAATTACCGCTTATCTGGGCAAGTGGACGGGTGCGAAAGGGGAAGACGCGTATGGGAAATAAAGCCTTGCTTCATGTCAAGGATGCGGGTATCCATTTCGGCGGATTGAAGGCCTTATCGGGATTAAACATGGAAATCGAACAAGGAGAACTGGTTGGATTGATTGGACCGAACGGCGCCGGCAAAACCACTTGCTTTAATCTGCTTACCGGCGTATACACACCGACTGAAGGAGAGATCCTGTTCGAGGGCAAACGCCTGAATGGCCTGGCTCCCTACCAGATTACGCGCAGGGGAATCAGCCGGACCTTCCAAAACATCCGTCTGTTCAATGAGCTTTCCGTATTGGACAACGTCAAGGCAGCCTATC containing:
- a CDS encoding sugar phosphate nucleotidyltransferase encodes the protein MKAVILAGGKGTRLRPLTCHLPKPMVPLLNRPCMEYIIELLRDHDITEIAVTVQYMPEVIRSYFGDGSDWSVRLHYFEETVPLGTAGSIKNAQAFLDERFIVISGDALTDFDLSTAAKEHERKNALATMVLSHVNEPLEYGIVMTDEDGKVNRFLEKPDWSEVFSDTVNTGIYILEPEVLNFIPFDREYDFSNQLFPELLKNGVPLYGHVSEGYWSDIGNLTQYRQSQFDMLDRKVNVRIKGREVQPRIFIGENVDLHPGVRWIGPAFIGDHSQLEEDVEIGPYCVIGKNNRISKGSSLQQTILWDMNHIKEKNELNGATLCSRIQCHPDSYFSDGSVIGSQCVIGAKTQIKPQVKVWPNKQIRENTLLHSSLIWGDQASRTLYKSNGVSGIANVEITPEFAAKFAEAYGSLGVGKTFTVSSCPHPYGKLIKQVIASGLASVGANTIDLDEATPPVVRFAIRRGSAQGGIHVQMSAKSGTEICSFECYDEQGLPIAKKLERKVENAFWQEDYVRSPISGLGVNQNDYSAIRAYLQQLFMEIQGGSSSRLTVVAAAHNPLVRRMLGKMMEHLNAQLIMLPASGKTMNDISRFIKENRADLGIMIDHDGKNMKLFTHLGEPVKEDQLSIIKLMSFFQYRKNQCIGIPVSAPNIIEYISENLGSRTVRTKENVRAIMEVSPELDFHPLFDAIYAAGLIARHIADSGVSLAEWLQWIPRFSLYREHIECPWEAKGKIMRMMMELTKGKQVELLDGIKFHHDRGWVLLLPDTDDPVFVVIAHSEQPEYAKELIDSYREHIISCL
- a CDS encoding 1,4-alpha-glucan branching protein domain-containing protein, whose product is MQNQIDSKTGPQGYLALVLHAHLPYIRHYDRDDYMEERWFHEAMTETYLPLIDIFDRLLNDGVDFRMTLSFSPTLLSLFSDPLMQNRYLKHLERLIELADKEKSRLRGDRRFLPLAEMYAGRLRILKVLYTSCDRNIVTKFKYFQDIGKIEIITSAASHGFLPLMKTEEAIYAQLATAVREYERYFARKPRGVWLPECGFTNGIDRILKSLGIDYFFADAAAIEYATPRPNRELYAPLMTPYGVSVFARDPESSEQVWSKDFGYPGDYDYREYYRDIGWDLGWNDPEEWEYIRPYVLPTHERINTGIKYYRITGPGAHREPYNPEWARNKASMHAGNFIFNRQKQAEAWHSRLDRPPIIVSPYDAELFGHWWYEGPMWIEILSRKIHHHQNQIRMITPSEYLERYPLSDTGFVNESSWGRNHSAEVWLQGNNDWIYRHLHQAEERMIQLATKHQHLLSTHSMPASLLKRALNQAVRELMLAQSSDWAFIMDTGSVVDYAVRRTKDHLGCFNQLCNMIDQEHIDERFLRELEAKDNCLTEVDYLDYRVLVAVSPIAIVPDIQRWKQLLEETGERPNTFMLAWEYPPKYVGGLSRAVSELAEALAAQGEIVHVVTTSHWGSPDFERLNGVYVHRLPLLTSGDTDFYHWTFEMNLAMVDHLVQWKEHGGRIDLLHAHDWMVYHAAREIKHSYGIPLVATIHATEWGRNQGNLHTDLQHKIHGIEWKLTYEARRVFVCSDYMKRELTNIFRLPEDKITIIPNGIALKQPLSATSSRPGRLPWFRAEEKVIFFIGRLVFEKGVQVLLESMPRVLAQVPNAKLVIAGEGPMKNELMHKAEHLGDRVAFVGYVDNALKESLYASADLCVIPSLYEPFGIVALEAMKHRIPVVVSDVGGLAEIINHGKDGYKALPGHVESLSWHISELLLQPELGSLMAEAAYQKLQNEYNWEIIASRMKDIFHDLYFFTPEPLLIRS
- a CDS encoding DUF4912 domain-containing protein — translated: MNTAQVQAPIPTSGYEVPDRYHKDLLQLMVRDARTLYVYWEISNRRRWLVSNHFQCDWGGMPKILRVYDVTHVYFNGNNAHSHVDIELTPEAVNWYIHGVNSGATYVVDMGTYTLERQFIPLLRSNFAATPRNFKATWGEPIVSVVEEARQQTLSKRIRPHFFENFNAYSQSK
- a CDS encoding HAD family hydrolase, yielding MNTQTILFDLDDTLIHCNKYFISVIERFARLMAEWFKGYPFTAEDFKRKQSELDLAGVHVHGFVKDRFPQSLVETYAYFSELTGRKKRAEEENFLFRLGLSVYEQEYEPYPFMSETLDHLKNQGHELCLYTGGDQAVQTFKVRQMNLESYFEDRIFISPHKTTDVLEGVLKTMDLERSLTWMIGNSARTDIIPALEAGINAIHIPASKEWEYNSVEINIEPRGVFKKLPSLKHVPPTIRNHISGK
- a CDS encoding ABC transporter substrate-binding protein, producing MKKIIGSKVSYLLVSLTLFVGLLAGCGGSGNSDGGASNQPGGSGGSGGGESIKIGANLELSGAVASYGQSIAEGIDLAVEEINKGGGIDGKKLEIIKVDNKSDAAEATNAAIKLTSQDKVSAIIGAATSGDTVAQVQVVTDNHTVLLTPSGTSPIVTVGQDGKVNDYVFRTCFIDPFQGNVAANFAAKELKVTKAAIFADSASDYAKGLAVSFKDTFTKAGGSIVSEEAYVAKDTDFRATLTRIKAANPEFIFIPGYYEEVGLIIKQARELGITVPFMGGDGWDSPKLVELAGAAALNNTYITNHYSSEDPDKTIQTFVTAFKGKYNGKSPDAFNALGYDSVYLLADGIKRAGSADGAKIKDALAQTKDLALVSGKITIDQQHNPAKTATVLEYKDGKQVFKTKVNP
- a CDS encoding branched-chain amino acid ABC transporter permease, which codes for MDWIQQIVNGISLGSIYALIALGYTMVYGIIKLINFAHGDVFMVGAFVGFYAIESWKLSFIPALLVAMGISAVLGVVIERVAYKRLRNATRIAALITAIGVSLFIEYGTIYIRGAQPEAFPSVLPDQIFKVFGASISSQSIFILLISIILMLILQFIVHRTKIGKAMRAVSYDAEAARLMGINVDRTISATFAIGSALAGAAGVAFGVYYTKIEPLMGVIPGLKAFVAAVLGGIGIIPGAMIGGLVLGIVETMVSAFGYSPWRDAAAFVILILILIFRPSGILGKNTREKV
- a CDS encoding branched-chain amino acid ABC transporter permease, giving the protein MKKIMGFSIFVLLSAVSYGIVQSLISAGMLNQFYSNTLIFIAINVILAASLHLVIGITGQFSIGHAGFLAVGAYISAIFTMKLHLPFVPALAAGGIVAALAGLLVGIPSLRLKGDYLAIATLGFAEIIRVVFLNIDYVGGAAGMQVSHFTSWSYAFVSLFVTLLVIMNFTNSTHGRACIAIRENEIAADAMGINTTYYKVVAFAIGSFFAGIAGGLYAHNFYIIQPSNFGFLKSFDILIFVVLGGLGSLSGAVFAAILMTIVSTFLQGYPETRMIIYSVVLVIVMLYRPQGLMGTKEITAYLGKWTGAKGEDAYGK